In one Deltaproteobacteria bacterium genomic region, the following are encoded:
- a CDS encoding pyridoxal phosphate-dependent aminotransferase yields MSNRRFPWDLTPTDFAREQETATLAGEPPLDLTVSNPPALGLGPGPEHFADLDPATLARYAPDPLGALPCREAVATYLAGHGADLGPEAILLTASTSEAYGWLFKVLAPPGSAVAIPRPSYPLFDFLTHLEGVLPVSYNLFHHERWQLDRGSLEEALAQGAKAVVVVQPSNPLGACLSAGDRDWLLERCGAAGAAVIADEVFLDYADASTEELQSLAHAEADARARASGVALFVLSGLSKVVAAPQVKLGWIALLGTVTAELRARLELVADTYLSVSAAAQLLGPRLLARGEALRAPIRERLQANLEQIDRAVASGAVLKRVSEPAGWSVVLRLPHPPEGERDWAGLLLREERLLTHPGHFYELDERHLVLSGLTEPAQLEEGLGRLLRRVEVGFEEG; encoded by the coding sequence ATGAGCAACCGCCGCTTCCCCTGGGATCTCACCCCCACCGACTTCGCCCGCGAGCAGGAGACGGCCACACTCGCGGGCGAGCCTCCCCTGGACCTCACGGTCTCGAACCCCCCGGCCCTCGGCCTCGGCCCCGGCCCCGAGCACTTCGCCGACCTCGACCCCGCGACGCTCGCCCGCTATGCGCCGGATCCCCTCGGCGCCCTCCCCTGCCGCGAGGCCGTCGCCACCTACCTCGCCGGCCACGGCGCGGACCTGGGCCCCGAGGCGATCCTCCTGACGGCCTCGACCAGCGAGGCCTACGGCTGGCTCTTCAAGGTGCTCGCCCCGCCGGGCAGCGCGGTGGCCATCCCCCGGCCGAGCTACCCCCTCTTCGACTTCCTCACCCACCTCGAGGGGGTGCTCCCGGTCTCCTACAACCTCTTCCACCACGAGCGGTGGCAGCTCGATCGGGGGTCGCTCGAGGAAGCCCTCGCGCAGGGCGCGAAGGCGGTGGTGGTGGTCCAGCCCTCCAACCCCCTGGGGGCCTGCCTCTCGGCCGGCGATCGGGACTGGCTCCTCGAGCGCTGCGGCGCCGCCGGCGCAGCGGTGATCGCCGACGAGGTCTTCCTCGACTACGCCGACGCCTCGACGGAGGAGCTCCAGAGCCTCGCCCACGCCGAGGCCGACGCCCGCGCGCGGGCGAGCGGCGTGGCCCTCTTCGTCCTCTCGGGCCTCTCGAAGGTGGTCGCCGCGCCGCAGGTGAAGCTGGGCTGGATCGCCCTGCTCGGCACCGTCACCGCCGAGCTACGGGCGCGGCTGGAGCTGGTCGCCGACACCTACCTCTCGGTGAGCGCCGCGGCTCAGCTCCTCGGCCCCCGCCTGCTCGCCCGCGGCGAGGCGCTGCGCGCGCCGATCCGGGAGCGACTGCAGGCGAACCTGGAGCAGATCGATCGGGCGGTCGCCTCCGGCGCCGTGCTGAAGCGGGTCTCGGAGCCCGCGGGCTGGTCGGTGGTGCTGCGCCTCCCCCACCCCCCCGAGGGCGAGCGGGACTGGGCCGGCCTGCTCCTGCGCGAGGAGCGCCTGCTCACCCACCCCGGGCACTTCTACGAGCTGGACGAGCGCCACCTGGTGCTCTCAGGGCTCACCGAGCCCGCGCAGCTCGAGGAGGGGCTCGGCCGCCTCCTGCGCCGGGTCGAGGTGGGATTCGAGGAAGGGTGA
- a CDS encoding VIT domain-containing protein: MLRTRASLLALCLTLLSAAAALPAPAGAQLLLPAEPGVRFGDPLSIRAHEVDVIVDSQVARVTVGQVFESHRDTTLSGTYVFALPETAAVSSFATWVAGRRVDSRVEEKAQAEATYQRAARQGAAPALLENLQPGVFRTRVEGIPASGTKRTELTYSQILPYEGGEVVLKLPLQVPGVTPVRVRHFRARIKLADRTKKIVRVWSDGTPVATNRIDERTVEAIFAQDDFIPDQDIVLHYSVESDELGFTFLTHREKGDDGYFLLSIAPQELTTDADIVKKDVLFVFDTSGSMAGSKIEQARRALARCIELLQPEDRFSVLAFSDSTNPWNKDVVPATLAHRADARHFAARLSSGGGTAIDASLKKALRMLPPNGRPRVIVFFTDGQPSTGETHPDRILANIQAANTDGTRIFTFGVTGGVNTRLLDELARQNRGESAYVTAGRSIDEVVAGFYSSISRPVLSDIDFDYDPVTVAMQYPAVMPDIYKGQQLLIAGRYRGAGEGKVVLEGSLNGEARRFEIPVTFPEEHPGDAFVARQWAQRRVDHLLAEIQAHGQTPEMRDEVVRLGRSYHLVTPYTSMVAAPQVALASLSPARIKPGDPEVLVPAAADARAVLVYLPFGEVRRAVYDARRELWVARFLVPPDVVDGVYPVTALVLPRVGPARRHELSYTVDTRAPVLAVDPIDPTEAGGLFELRVRPRTSLLSLVDALADSGLEDAVEIAKTFADVKYVSAFLWDGREVELGLTPGESGWSATIETPSDLPAGEHALRIVAVDWAGNLRTTHATLTVTSSELALR, translated from the coding sequence ATGCTTCGAACCCGCGCGTCCCTCCTCGCCCTCTGCCTGACCCTCCTCTCCGCCGCCGCCGCGCTCCCGGCGCCCGCCGGCGCCCAGCTCCTGCTCCCCGCCGAGCCGGGGGTCCGCTTCGGTGACCCCCTCTCGATCCGGGCCCACGAGGTCGACGTGATCGTCGACTCGCAGGTCGCCCGGGTGACCGTCGGGCAGGTCTTCGAGAGCCACCGCGACACCACCCTCTCGGGCACCTACGTCTTCGCCCTCCCCGAGACCGCGGCCGTCTCCAGCTTCGCCACCTGGGTCGCCGGCCGCCGGGTCGACAGCCGGGTGGAGGAGAAGGCTCAGGCCGAGGCGACCTACCAGCGGGCCGCCCGCCAGGGCGCCGCCCCGGCGCTGCTGGAGAACCTCCAGCCCGGCGTCTTCCGCACCCGGGTCGAGGGCATCCCCGCCTCCGGGACCAAGCGCACCGAGCTGACCTACTCCCAGATCCTCCCCTACGAGGGCGGCGAGGTCGTCCTCAAGCTCCCCCTCCAGGTCCCCGGCGTCACCCCGGTGCGGGTGCGCCACTTCCGGGCCCGGATCAAGCTCGCGGACCGGACCAAGAAGATCGTCCGGGTCTGGAGCGATGGCACCCCGGTGGCCACGAACCGCATCGACGAGCGGACGGTGGAGGCGATCTTCGCCCAGGACGACTTCATCCCCGACCAGGACATCGTCCTCCACTACAGCGTCGAGTCCGATGAGCTGGGCTTCACCTTCCTGACCCACCGGGAGAAGGGGGACGACGGTTACTTCCTGCTCTCCATCGCTCCGCAGGAGCTGACCACCGACGCCGACATCGTGAAGAAGGACGTGCTCTTCGTCTTCGACACCTCCGGCTCCATGGCGGGCAGCAAGATCGAGCAGGCCCGCCGGGCGCTGGCCCGCTGCATCGAGCTGCTCCAGCCCGAGGACCGCTTCTCGGTGCTGGCCTTCTCCGACTCGACCAACCCCTGGAACAAGGACGTGGTCCCCGCCACCCTCGCTCACCGGGCCGACGCCCGGCACTTCGCCGCGCGCCTCTCCTCCGGCGGCGGGACGGCCATCGACGCCTCCCTGAAGAAGGCCCTCAGGATGCTGCCCCCCAACGGGAGGCCCCGGGTGATCGTCTTCTTCACCGACGGTCAGCCCAGCACCGGCGAGACCCACCCCGACCGGATCCTGGCCAACATCCAGGCGGCCAACACCGACGGCACCCGGATCTTCACCTTCGGGGTGACCGGCGGCGTGAACACCCGGCTCCTCGACGAGCTGGCCCGTCAGAACCGCGGCGAGAGCGCCTACGTCACCGCGGGCCGCTCGATCGACGAGGTGGTCGCGGGCTTCTACTCCTCGATCTCCCGGCCGGTGCTCTCCGACATCGACTTCGACTACGACCCGGTGACGGTCGCCATGCAGTACCCGGCGGTGATGCCGGACATCTACAAGGGCCAGCAGCTCCTCATCGCCGGACGGTACCGGGGCGCGGGGGAGGGCAAGGTCGTCCTCGAGGGATCGCTGAACGGCGAGGCCCGGCGCTTCGAGATCCCCGTGACCTTCCCCGAGGAGCACCCCGGGGACGCCTTCGTCGCCCGCCAGTGGGCCCAGCGGCGCGTCGACCACCTCCTGGCCGAGATCCAGGCCCACGGTCAGACCCCCGAGATGCGCGACGAGGTCGTGCGGCTCGGCCGCAGCTACCACCTGGTCACCCCCTATACCTCCATGGTCGCGGCCCCCCAGGTGGCGCTGGCCTCCCTCTCGCCGGCGCGGATCAAGCCCGGCGATCCCGAGGTGCTGGTGCCGGCGGCCGCCGACGCGCGGGCCGTGCTGGTCTACCTGCCCTTCGGTGAGGTGCGGCGCGCGGTCTACGACGCCCGCCGCGAGCTCTGGGTGGCCCGCTTCCTGGTGCCGCCGGACGTGGTCGACGGCGTCTATCCGGTGACGGCGCTGGTGCTCCCCCGGGTGGGGCCGGCCCGCCGCCACGAGCTCTCCTACACGGTCGACACCCGGGCGCCGGTGCTGGCGGTGGATCCCATCGACCCCACCGAGGCCGGCGGCCTCTTCGAGCTGCGGGTGCGTCCGCGCACCTCCCTCCTCTCCCTGGTCGACGCCCTCGCCGACTCGGGGCTCGAGGACGCGGTGGAGATCGCCAAGACCTTCGCCGACGTGAAGTACGTCTCGGCCTTCCTCTGGGACGGCCGCGAGGTCGAGCTGGGACTCACCCCCGGTGAGTCGGGCTGGAGCGCGACCATCGAGACCCCCTCCGATCTCCCGGCGGGCGAGCACGCCCTGCGGATCGTCGCGGTGGACTGGGCCGGCAACCTGCGGACCACCCACGCCACCCTCACCGTCACCTCCTCCGAGCTGGCCCTGCGCTGA
- a CDS encoding cold-shock protein: MPRGKVKWFNDAKGFGFIVGDDAGEDVFVHFSVIDMDGFKTLREGQEVEFEVVQGPKGLQASKVTGLSA; encoded by the coding sequence ATGCCGCGGGGTAAAGTGAAGTGGTTCAACGACGCGAAGGGCTTCGGCTTCATCGTTGGTGATGATGCTGGCGAGGACGTGTTCGTCCACTTCTCCGTGATTGACATGGACGGGTTCAAGACGCTTCGAGAGGGCCAGGAGGTCGAGTTCGAGGTCGTCCAGGGCCCCAAGGGACTGCAGGCCTCCAAGGTCACCGGTCTCTCCGCCTGA